The Apium graveolens cultivar Ventura chromosome 6, ASM990537v1, whole genome shotgun sequence genome contains a region encoding:
- the LOC141666316 gene encoding uncharacterized protein LOC141666316, with protein sequence MSLVTEDIKASASEVYYGNEMCQVKSKSLLTEMGLPNGLLPLKDMEECGYVKETGFVWLKQKKKTDHTFEKIGKLTSYGNEVTAVIEKGKIKKLTGVKSKELLMWIKLSDIYVDDPPTGKITFQTPTGLYRTFPASAFEIEEENEGNAFEVEDAGDGIKLEEMAVLKLELGTKEANGTKEMGRNWRKWWYRSWNLK encoded by the exons ATGTCTCTAGTAACAGAAGATATCAAGGCAAGTGCATCAGAAGTGTACTATGGCAATGAAATGTGCCAAGTAAAATCAAAATCTCTACTCACAGAAATGGGCTTACCAAATGGTCTACTACCACTCAAAGACATGGAAGAATGTGGGTATGTGAAAGAAACAGGCTTTGTGTGGCTCAAGCAAAAGAAAAAGACTGATCACACTTTCGAAAAAATCGGAAAACTCACTTCCTATGGTAATGAGGTCACTGCTGTTATTGAGAAAGGCAAGATCAAGAAGCTAACTGGTGTTAAGTCTAAGGAACTCTTGATGTGGATTAAGCTTAGTGATATTTATGTCGATGATCCTCCCACGGGGAAGATCACGTTTCAGACTCCGACAGGGCTTTATCGGACGTTTCCTGCATCTGCTTTCGAGATTGAGGAGGAGAATGAAGGCAATG CTTTTGAAGTTGAAGATGCAGGAGATGGAATAAAACTAGAGGAAATGGCGGTACTGAAGTTGGAACTTGGAACGAAGGAAGCTAATGGAACTAAGGAGATGGGAAGAAACTGGCGGAAATGGTGGTACAGAAGTTGGAACTTGAAATGA